GTCGCCGAGCTCCCGGACGCGCCCGACGTCCCCCTCGTCGACGAGCAGCCAGTCGGCGCCGGCCTCGATGGCGGCCGTGACCCGTCGCTTGCGCGCCTCCCAGTCGCCGACCGCGCCGTCGGCTTTGACCCAGACCGTGCGTGTCATTGTCGAATCCTCACGGCGCGACGGCTTGAAAACTGCGAAAGGAACAGCGGGCCGGGCCGCACCGCGGCCCCTTGGTCGGGTGCGGTCCGACCTCAGTCCTCGACGAACCCCCGATTCACGCCTCGACGAACCCGCCCGCCCGCAGCGCCTCCTCGACCGAGGCGTCGTCGTGGACGACCGCGGAGACCGCGCGGGCGATCCCCTCCGGGTCGTCGTGCTGGAAGATCGACCGCCCCATCGACACGCCGGCCGCGTCGCCGTCCATCGCGCCGCGGACCATCTCCACCGTCTCGCGGTCGGTGCCCTTCGAGCCGCCGGCGATGACCACCGGCAGGCGGGTCGACTCCGTGACGCGAGCGAAGGAGTCGCCGTCGCCGGAGTAGCCCGTCTTCACCACGTCGGCGCCGAGCTCCTCCGCGAGCCGGACGGCGTGCCCGAGCGACTCGGGGTCCGTGCTGTCGACGCCCGGGCCGCGCGCGTACGCCATCGCGAGGACCGGCAGGCCGAGCCGCTCGGCGTCGGCGGTCAGCTCCGCCAGCTCTTCGATCTGGTCCGGCTCGTACTCCGAGCCGACGTTGATGTGGAAGGAGACGGCGTCGGCGCCGGCGCGGACCGCGTCCTCCGCGGTGCCGGTGACGCGCTTGTCGCTCTCGTCGGGACCGATCGTCGTCGAGCCGTTGAGGTGGACGATGTAGCCCGCGCCGTTCTTGTTCCCGTGGACGCGGGGCGCGATTCCCCGCTGGGTGAGCACCGCGTCCGCGCCGCCGCTGGTGACGCCGTCGATCGTCGACTCGACGTCGACGAGCCCCTCGACGGCGCCCATCGTGATCCCGTGGTCCATCGGGACGATGAGGTATCGGTCGTTCGTGGAGATGCGGTCGAGTCGTGCCGAGAGTCCTGCTGTCATGGTGAGATGGGTCGTTGTGTGAGCGTGTGGCAATCGGAGGTAAATCGGTTTCGTTCGGGGACGTATTGGTCCGGTTCGGCTCAGGCGGACTCGACGGTCTCCGCCCGCGAGCGGTAGCCGCGCTCGGCGCCCTCCTTCAGCTCGCGGGAGAGCGCTTCGAGGCGGTCGGCGACGTCGGCGGTCGAGCGGTCGTTCTCGACCCCGTCCGCGACGACGTCGACGAGCGCCGAGCCGACGATGATCCCGTCGGCGCCGCCGGCGACGATCCGCTCGGCGTGCTCGCCGGTCGAGATGCCGAACCCGACCGCCTTCGGCACGTCGTACTCGCGGAGCCGGTCGAGGCTCTCCGTGGTCTGGTTGGAGACGTCGTCTCGGGCGCCGGTGGTGCCCAGCCGGGCCTGGACGTACACGTACCCCGACACGCGCCCCATGAGCTCGTCGAGGCGGTCGCCGCGCGTGGTCGGCGCGACGATGAAGACGAGGTCCAGGCCGAACTCGTCGCAGGCCTCGCGCAGCGGGTCCGCCTCCTCGCCCGGGAGGTCCGGGACCACCAGTCCCTCGATGCCCGCCGCGGCGGCGCGCTCGACGAAGGGTCGCGGGCCGGTGCTCGCGGCTTCGCCGCTCGCTTCCGAGGCGCTCCGCGCCTCGCTATCTCCATACTGGTAGATCAGATTGTAGTACGTCATACAGACCAGGGCGGCGTCGACGTCCACCTCCTCCGCGAACGCGAAGAACCGGTCCGGCGTCATCTCCGCGTCGAGCGAGCGGACGAGCGCCTCCTGTATCGTCGAGCCCTCCGCGATCGGCTCTGAGAACGGGAGGCCGAGCTCGATCACGTCGGCGCCGCCGCGGTCGAGCGCCTCGACGTACGCCTTCGAGGAGTCGTAGTCGGGGTCCCCGACGACGAGGTACGGGACGTAGGCGGGCCCCCCGTCGAACGCGGCGGCGATGGCCTCGGAGTTGCCCATCTACATCCCCCCCGTGAACATCGACATGTCCGGCGCGTTCGCCACGTCGCGCTGGTCGGTCTCCTCGATGGCGGCGTCGAGGTCCTTGTCGCCGCGCCCGGAGACGTTCACCACGACGCGCTCGCCGAGCTCCTCGTGGTGCTCTTCGAGGTAGCCGAACGCGTGGGCCGTCTCCAGGGCGGGGATGATCCCCTCGGTGTTCGAGAGCCGGTGGAACCCCTCCAGCGCGGCGTCGTCGTCGACCGCGACCGGATCCACGCGGCCCTCGTCGACGAGGTACGCGAGCTCCGGGCCGACGCCGGCGTAGTCGAGTCCGGACGAGATCGAGTGGCTCTCCATGATCTGCCCGTCGGAGTCCTGAAGGAGCTTCGTCCGCGCGCCGTGGAGGACGCCCTCGTCGCCGGTGTACAGCGACGCGGAGTTCGGGGCGACGCCCGTCTCCTCGTCGACTTCGAGCGTCGAGCCGCCGGCCTCGACCGCGTGGAGCGCGACGGACTCGTCGTCGACGAAGTCCGCGAACGTCCCCATCGTGTTCGAGCCGCCGCCCGCGCAGGCGACCACGTCGGTCGGGAGCCCGCCCGTCCTCTCGATGACCTGCTCGCGGGCCTCCTCTGAGATGATCGCCTGGAAGTCGCGGACCATCACCGGGAACGGGTGGGGGCCGACGATCGACCCGATCACGTAGTGGGTGTCCTCGACCGTCTCCGCCCAGTCGCGCATCGTCTCGGAGATGGCCTCCTTGAGCGTGCCGCGGCCGGTCGTGACCGGCTTCACCTCGGAGCCGTTGAGCTTCATCCGGAACACGTTGGGGCGCTGGCGGTTGATGTCGCGCTCGCCCATGTAGATCGTACAGGGCATGTCGAGGTGCGCGGCCGCCATCGCGGTCGCGGTGCCGTGCTGCCCGGCGCCGGTCTCCGCGATGATGCGCTCCTTGCCCATGTACTTCGCGAGGAGGACCTGCCCGAGCGCGTTGTTCAGCTTGTGCGCGCCGCCGTGGAGGAGGTCCTCGCGTTTGAGGTACACCTCCGTGTCGTAGCGCTCAGAGAGCCGGTCGGCGCGCTGGAGCGGCGTCGGCCGCCCGCCGAAGTCCGCGATCCGCTCCCGGAACTCGTCCATGAAGCCGTCTTCGTTGTTCAGCACGTAGCGCTCGTAGGCGTCGGCCAGCTCTTCGATGGCGGGCATCAGCGCCTCCGGGACGTACTGGCCGCCGTAGCGGCCGAACTTCCCGTCGTCGCGCCCGCGCTCGCGGCCGGGCCGTCGCGAAAGCTCTCCAACTTCGCTCGTCGATGATTCGGTCTCGCTCATGTGGGTGTCTCCGTGGTGTCGGTCGTGTCGTCGAGTGTCGGGTCCGCGTCTGCGTCCTCGTCCGCCTCCGCCCGCGTCATCGATCGGGTGTTCGCCTCGACGTCGCCGTCCATGATGGCGCTCCCGACGAGCAGGGCGTCGGCGCCGGCCGCGCGCATCCGGCGGACGTCCGCGGGCGATCCGATGCCGCTCTCCGCGATCAGGCTCACGTCGTCTGGGACGTGGGGCGCCACGGACTCGAAGGTTCCGAGGTCGACGACCAGCTCCGCGAGGTCGCGGTTGTTCACGCCGACCGTCGTCGCGCCCGCGTCGAG
The sequence above is a segment of the Halorubrum sp. 2020YC2 genome. Coding sequences within it:
- a CDS encoding 2-amino-3,7-dideoxy-D-threo-hept-6-ulosonate synthase: MTAGLSARLDRISTNDRYLIVPMDHGITMGAVEGLVDVESTIDGVTSGGADAVLTQRGIAPRVHGNKNGAGYIVHLNGSTTIGPDESDKRVTGTAEDAVRAGADAVSFHINVGSEYEPDQIEELAELTADAERLGLPVLAMAYARGPGVDSTDPESLGHAVRLAEELGADVVKTGYSGDGDSFARVTESTRLPVVIAGGSKGTDRETVEMVRGAMDGDAAGVSMGRSIFQHDDPEGIARAVSAVVHDDASVEEALRAGGFVEA
- the trpA gene encoding tryptophan synthase subunit alpha — protein: MGNSEAIAAAFDGGPAYVPYLVVGDPDYDSSKAYVEALDRGGADVIELGLPFSEPIAEGSTIQEALVRSLDAEMTPDRFFAFAEEVDVDAALVCMTYYNLIYQYGDSEARSASEASGEAASTGPRPFVERAAAAGIEGLVVPDLPGEEADPLREACDEFGLDLVFIVAPTTRGDRLDELMGRVSGYVYVQARLGTTGARDDVSNQTTESLDRLREYDVPKAVGFGISTGEHAERIVAGGADGIIVGSALVDVVADGVENDRSTADVADRLEALSRELKEGAERGYRSRAETVESA
- the trpB gene encoding tryptophan synthase subunit beta, encoding MSETESSTSEVGELSRRPGRERGRDDGKFGRYGGQYVPEALMPAIEELADAYERYVLNNEDGFMDEFRERIADFGGRPTPLQRADRLSERYDTEVYLKREDLLHGGAHKLNNALGQVLLAKYMGKERIIAETGAGQHGTATAMAAAHLDMPCTIYMGERDINRQRPNVFRMKLNGSEVKPVTTGRGTLKEAISETMRDWAETVEDTHYVIGSIVGPHPFPVMVRDFQAIISEEAREQVIERTGGLPTDVVACAGGGSNTMGTFADFVDDESVALHAVEAGGSTLEVDEETGVAPNSASLYTGDEGVLHGARTKLLQDSDGQIMESHSISSGLDYAGVGPELAYLVDEGRVDPVAVDDDAALEGFHRLSNTEGIIPALETAHAFGYLEEHHEELGERVVVNVSGRGDKDLDAAIEETDQRDVANAPDMSMFTGGM